The Paenarthrobacter aurescens region TTCCTCTTCAACGTCATCGGCGCAGTCCTCTGGGGTGGCGGTGTAACCCTGCTCGGAGCGTGGCTTGGTCAGTTCGAGTGGGTGGGCAACAACATCGACATCATCTTCATTGTCATTGTCCTGATCTCCGTCATCCCCATCTTCATCGAGATCGGGCGTGGATTCATGGCAAAGCGCAGGGCGGCAGCTGAAGGAACCGATCCTGTGGAGGAGTTCATCGAGGAGCACGAAGGCGGCAAGCACAGCGAGCACTAGGCGCCCCCAACACCAAGGGCAGCAAAAAGGCACCCCGCAGCGGCGGGGTGCCTTTTTTGTGCCCTGGCAAAGCGCTAGGCGGCGCCAGCCTCGGACAAAGCCTTCACAATCGCAGGCAGCAGAGCACGGAAAGCCTGACCCCGGTGGCTGATGGCGTTCTTCTCCTCGGCACCAAGCTCGGCACAGCTGCGGTCCATCCCGGCCGGCTGCAGCACGGGATCGTACCCGAAGCCACCTTCCCCGCGGGGCTCCCGAAGGAGCGTCCCCTCAAGCTGGCCATACTCCACAGTCTCGTGGGCAATACCATCAGGACCCGGAACTGCAAGAGCAGCCGCGCAAACGAAGGCAGCCCCCCGGAAGGAGTCCGGGACGTCAGAGAGCTGTGCCAGCAAAAGCCTCAAGTTGGCAGCGTCGTCTCCATGAGTGCCTGACCATCGGGCAGAGAAGATCCCGGGAGCTCCGCCGAGGACATCAACGGCAAGACCTGAATCATCAGCAATCGCTATGAGGCCTGTTGCCTCTGCTACTGCGCGGGCTTTGAGCAGGGAGTTCTCCGCAAAGGTCACACCGGTCTCGGCAACATCCGGGGCACCTGCCGCGGCAGCGTCCACCACCTGGGTGTCGACGTCGAGCCCTGGAACCTGGCCGCGAAGCAGCTCCCGGAGTTCCTTCAGCTTGCCTTTGTTGTGGGTAGCCAGGACGAGGCGAGGGGATTCTGACGCCGGCGTGCCGCTCACGGGGCTTCCGCCAGCGTCTCGCGCTGGATGGCGGACAACTGTGTAGTGCCCAGGAGGGCCAGATCAAGCAGGGCATTGAGTTCGTCGCGATCAAACGGGGCACCTTCAGCTGTTCCCTGTACCTCGACGAACTTGCCCGAACCGGTGACCACCACGTTCATGTCCGTCTCCGCACGAACGTCTTCCACATACGGCAGGTCCAGCATGGGTACGCCATCGATGATGCCAACGGAGACCGCTGCGATGGTGTCCACCAAAGGCTCTGCGTTGC contains the following coding sequences:
- the rdgB gene encoding RdgB/HAM1 family non-canonical purine NTP pyrophosphatase encodes the protein MSGTPASESPRLVLATHNKGKLKELRELLRGQVPGLDVDTQVVDAAAAGAPDVAETGVTFAENSLLKARAVAEATGLIAIADDSGLAVDVLGGAPGIFSARWSGTHGDDAANLRLLLAQLSDVPDSFRGAAFVCAAALAVPGPDGIAHETVEYGQLEGTLLREPRGEGGFGYDPVLQPAGMDRSCAELGAEEKNAISHRGQAFRALLPAIVKALSEAGAA